A stretch of the Rhinoderma darwinii isolate aRhiDar2 chromosome 3, aRhiDar2.hap1, whole genome shotgun sequence genome encodes the following:
- the HDAC3 gene encoding histone deacetylase 3 isoform X1, translating to MSKTVAYFYDPDVGNFHYGTGHPMKPHRLALTHSLVLHYGLYKKMIMFKPYQASQHDMCRFHSEDYIDFLQRVSPTNMQGFTKSLNAFNVGDDCPVFPGLFEFCSRYTGASLQGATQLNNKICDIAINWAGGLHHAKKFEASGFCYVNDIVIGILELLKYHPRVLYIDIDIHHGDGVQEAFYLTDRVMTVSFHKYGNYFFPGTGDMYEVGAESGRYYCLNVPLRDGIDDQSYRHLFQPVIKQVVDYYQPTCIVLQCGADSLGCDRLGCFNLSIRGHGDCVQYVKGFNIPLLVLGGGGYTVRNVARCWTYETSLLVDETISEELPYSEYFEYFAPDFTLHPDVSTRIENQNTRQYLDQIRQTIFENLKMLNHAPSVQIHDVPSDLLSYDRTDEPDPEERGADDGYTRPEASNEFYDGDHDNDKESDVEI from the exons GTACGGGCCATCCCATGAAACCGCACCGCCTGGCTCTCACTCACAGTCTGGTTCTTCACTATGGATTGTATAAAAAGATGATT ATGTTTAAGCCTTACCAAGCTTCTCAACATGACATGTGTCGCTTTCACTCGGAGGACTACATTGATTTCCTGCAGCGGGTTAGCCCTACCAACATGCAGGGCTTCACTAAGAGCTTAAATGCTTTCAATGTTGGCGATGATTG CCCAGTGTTTCCAGGCCTCTTTGAGTTTTGCTCTCGCTACACAGGAGCCTCTCTACAAGGAGCTACACAACTAAACAATAAG ATTTGTGACATTGCAATTAACTGGGCCGGAGGACTTCACCATGCCAAGAAATTTGag GCTTCTGGCTTTTGCTATGTTAATGATATTGTGATTGGTATTCTGGAGCTGCTCAA ATACCATCCGCGCGTCCTCTATATAGATATTGATATTCATCATGGAGATGGGGTGCAGGAAGCATTTTACCTCACCGACAGAGTCATGACTGTCTCCTTTCACAAATATGGAAACTATTTTTTTCCTGGCACAG GTGACATGTATGAGGTTGGAGCTGAAAGTGGGAGGTATTACTGTCTGAATGTCCCACTAAGAGATGGTATCGATGACCAAA GTTACAGACATCTCTTTCAGCCGGTCATTAAACAAGTAGTAGATTACTATCAGCCAACCTGCATTGTTCTACAG TGTGGTGCTGACTCACTTGGCTGTGACAGACTGGGATGTTTTAACCTGAGTATAAGGGGACATGG TGACTGTGTTCAATATGTCAAAGGCTTTAATATTCCCCTGCTTGTACTGGGAGGGGGTGGTTACACTGTCCGCAATGTAGCACGATGCTG GACTTATGAAACATCATTACTAGTGGATGAAACAATTAGTGAAGAGTTGCCCTATAGTG AATACTTTGAATATTTTGCACCAGATTTCACCCTTCATCCTGATGTCAGCACTAGAATTGAAAATCAGAACACACGACAG TATTTAGATCAAATTAGACAGACCATTTTTGAAAACTTGAAGATGTTGAACCATGCTCCCAGTGTCCAGATCCATGATGTCCCATCTGATCTTCTGAGCTATGACCGCACAGATGAGCCAGATCCTGAGGAGAGAGGAGCTGATGACGGTTACACCAG GCCTGAAGCCTCAAATGAATTTTACGATGGGGATCATGACAATGACAAGGAGAGTGATGTTGAGATTTGA
- the HDAC3 gene encoding histone deacetylase 3 isoform X2, producing MTVSFHKYGNYFFPGTGDMYEVGAESGRYYCLNVPLRDGIDDQSYRHLFQPVIKQVVDYYQPTCIVLQCGADSLGCDRLGCFNLSIRGHGDCVQYVKGFNIPLLVLGGGGYTVRNVARCWTYETSLLVDETISEELPYSEYFEYFAPDFTLHPDVSTRIENQNTRQYLDQIRQTIFENLKMLNHAPSVQIHDVPSDLLSYDRTDEPDPEERGADDGYTRPEASNEFYDGDHDNDKESDVEI from the exons ATGACTGTCTCCTTTCACAAATATGGAAACTATTTTTTTCCTGGCACAG GTGACATGTATGAGGTTGGAGCTGAAAGTGGGAGGTATTACTGTCTGAATGTCCCACTAAGAGATGGTATCGATGACCAAA GTTACAGACATCTCTTTCAGCCGGTCATTAAACAAGTAGTAGATTACTATCAGCCAACCTGCATTGTTCTACAG TGTGGTGCTGACTCACTTGGCTGTGACAGACTGGGATGTTTTAACCTGAGTATAAGGGGACATGG TGACTGTGTTCAATATGTCAAAGGCTTTAATATTCCCCTGCTTGTACTGGGAGGGGGTGGTTACACTGTCCGCAATGTAGCACGATGCTG GACTTATGAAACATCATTACTAGTGGATGAAACAATTAGTGAAGAGTTGCCCTATAGTG AATACTTTGAATATTTTGCACCAGATTTCACCCTTCATCCTGATGTCAGCACTAGAATTGAAAATCAGAACACACGACAG TATTTAGATCAAATTAGACAGACCATTTTTGAAAACTTGAAGATGTTGAACCATGCTCCCAGTGTCCAGATCCATGATGTCCCATCTGATCTTCTGAGCTATGACCGCACAGATGAGCCAGATCCTGAGGAGAGAGGAGCTGATGACGGTTACACCAG GCCTGAAGCCTCAAATGAATTTTACGATGGGGATCATGACAATGACAAGGAGAGTGATGTTGAGATTTGA